The Streptomyces sp. NBC_00440 genome contains a region encoding:
- a CDS encoding glycerate kinase: MTDGAVTEAARVLVAADKFKGSLTAVEVAERVTAGLRRIVPGVEVETLPVADGGDGTVAAAVAAGFDRHEVRVTGPLGEQLTAAFALRDGVAVVEMAEASGLQHLPAGVFAPLTATTYGSGELLRAALDAGARSIVFGVGGSATTDGGAGMLAALGARFLDAAGQPVGPGGGGLSELATADLSGLDTRLAGTEIVLASDVDNPLTGPKGAPAVYGPQKGASPEQVAALDAALTHFAAVLEKSIGAGAAEAALAPGAGAAGGIGFGALVGLGASFRAGIDVMLDVLGFAPAVARATLVVTGEGSLDEQTLHGKAPAGVAAAARAAGKEVVAVCGRLTLPADVLGRAGIRRAYALTELEPDVERCIANAGPLLEQAAENIARDFLVRE, encoded by the coding sequence GTGACGGACGGAGCAGTAACTGAAGCCGCACGGGTGCTCGTGGCGGCCGACAAATTCAAGGGGTCCCTCACGGCCGTGGAGGTCGCTGAGCGGGTGACGGCCGGCCTGCGGCGGATCGTTCCCGGTGTGGAGGTCGAGACCCTGCCCGTCGCCGACGGCGGGGACGGCACCGTCGCCGCCGCGGTCGCGGCGGGGTTCGACCGGCACGAGGTGCGGGTCACCGGGCCCCTCGGCGAGCAGCTGACCGCGGCGTTCGCGCTGCGTGACGGTGTGGCCGTGGTGGAAATGGCCGAGGCATCCGGCCTCCAGCACCTGCCCGCCGGCGTGTTCGCACCGCTGACCGCCACGACGTACGGCTCCGGTGAGCTGCTGCGCGCGGCGCTCGACGCGGGGGCCAGGTCCATCGTCTTCGGCGTCGGCGGCAGCGCCACGACCGACGGCGGCGCGGGCATGCTGGCCGCGCTCGGCGCCCGCTTCCTGGACGCGGCCGGACAGCCCGTGGGGCCGGGCGGCGGGGGACTGAGCGAGCTGGCGACCGCCGATCTGTCCGGTCTGGACACCCGTCTTGCCGGTACGGAGATCGTCCTCGCCAGCGACGTGGACAACCCGCTGACCGGGCCCAAGGGCGCGCCCGCGGTGTACGGGCCGCAGAAGGGCGCGTCCCCGGAGCAGGTCGCGGCCCTGGACGCCGCGCTGACGCACTTCGCCGCCGTGCTGGAGAAGTCCATCGGTGCGGGGGCCGCGGAAGCCGCTCTCGCGCCGGGGGCCGGCGCCGCGGGCGGTATCGGCTTCGGCGCGCTGGTCGGCCTGGGAGCGAGCTTCCGCGCGGGTATCGACGTGATGCTCGACGTCCTGGGCTTTGCCCCGGCCGTGGCCCGGGCGACCCTGGTCGTCACCGGCGAGGGCTCGCTCGACGAGCAGACCCTGCACGGCAAGGCACCGGCGGGTGTCGCCGCGGCGGCGAGGGCCGCGGGCAAGGAGGTCGTCGCGGTCTGCGGCCGCCTCACGCTCCCGGCCGACGTCCTCGGCAGGGCGGGCATCCGCCGTGCGTACGCCCTCACGGAGCTGGAACCCGACGTGGAGCGCTGTATCGCCAACGCGGGCCCGCTCCTGGAGCAGGCCGCCGAGAACATCGCCCGCGACTTCCTGGTACGCGAGTGA
- a CDS encoding AlkA N-terminal domain-containing protein, whose protein sequence is MHTDTERCVRAVQSKDARFDGWFFTAVLTTRIYCRPSCPVVPPKVENMTFYPSAAACQQAGFRACKRCRPDTSPGSPEWNARADVVARAMRLIRDGIVDREGVPGLAGRLGYSTRQIERQLLAELGAGPLALARAQRAQTARILIETTELPLADVAFAAGFSSIRTFNDTVREVFALAPGELRARVARGARPHTPGTIPLRLPFRAPLNPDNLFGHLAATGVPGVEEWRDGAYRRTLSLPYGHGIAELTPRPDHIGCLLSLTDLRDLTHAISRCRWLLDLDADPVAVDGELRNDPLLAPMVDKAPGRRVPRTVDAAEFAVRAVLGQQVSTAAARTHAARLVAAHGVPVDDARGGLTHLFPSPQALAALDPEALALPRSRRTTLTTLVGALADGSLTLGPDSDWDEARARLLDLPGFGPWTVEVIAMRALGDPDAFLPTDLGIRRAAGELGLPSTPAALTARAAAWRPWRAYAVQYLWATDSHPINQLPV, encoded by the coding sequence ATGCACACTGACACCGAGCGCTGCGTACGCGCCGTCCAGTCGAAGGACGCCCGCTTCGACGGCTGGTTCTTCACGGCCGTCCTGACCACCAGGATCTACTGCCGTCCCAGCTGCCCGGTCGTGCCGCCCAAGGTCGAGAACATGACCTTCTACCCGAGCGCCGCCGCCTGCCAGCAGGCCGGGTTCCGCGCCTGCAAGCGCTGCCGCCCCGACACCAGCCCCGGATCCCCGGAGTGGAACGCCCGCGCCGATGTCGTGGCCCGCGCCATGCGCCTGATCCGGGACGGCATCGTCGACCGGGAAGGCGTGCCCGGCCTCGCCGGGCGGCTCGGATACTCGACCCGGCAGATCGAGCGCCAGCTCCTGGCCGAGCTCGGTGCCGGCCCGCTCGCACTGGCCCGCGCACAGCGTGCCCAGACGGCGCGCATCCTCATCGAGACGACGGAACTTCCCCTGGCGGACGTGGCGTTCGCCGCCGGGTTCTCCTCCATCCGTACCTTCAACGACACCGTCCGCGAGGTCTTCGCGCTCGCCCCCGGCGAACTGCGCGCCCGCGTCGCCCGCGGCGCGCGACCGCACACCCCGGGCACCATCCCGCTCCGGCTCCCGTTCCGCGCGCCCCTCAACCCGGACAACCTCTTCGGCCACCTCGCGGCGACCGGGGTCCCGGGCGTGGAGGAGTGGCGGGACGGCGCGTACCGCAGAACGCTCTCCCTGCCGTACGGGCACGGCATCGCCGAACTCACGCCCCGGCCCGACCACATCGGCTGTCTGCTCTCGCTCACCGATCTGCGCGACCTCACCCACGCCATCAGCCGCTGCCGCTGGCTGCTCGACCTCGACGCCGATCCGGTGGCCGTCGACGGCGAGCTGCGCAACGACCCGCTGCTGGCTCCGATGGTCGACAAGGCACCGGGCCGGCGGGTGCCCCGTACCGTCGACGCGGCGGAGTTCGCGGTACGGGCGGTGCTGGGCCAGCAGGTGTCGACGGCCGCAGCGCGCACCCACGCCGCCCGGCTCGTCGCCGCGCACGGCGTGCCCGTCGACGACGCCAGGGGCGGCCTCACCCATCTCTTCCCGTCGCCGCAAGCCCTGGCGGCCCTCGACCCGGAGGCCCTGGCGCTGCCCCGCAGCAGGCGCACCACCCTGACCACGCTGGTCGGCGCGCTCGCCGACGGGTCGCTCACGCTCGGACCGGACAGCGACTGGGACGAGGCCCGCGCCAGGCTGCTCGACCTGCCCGGCTTCGGCCCCTGGACGGTCGAGGTCATCGCGATGCGCGCCCTGGGCGACCCCGACGCCTTCCTCCCCACCGACCTGGGCATCCGGCGGGCGGCGGGGGAGCTGGGCCTGCCGTCGACACCTGCCGCGCTCACCGCCAGGGCCGCGGCCTGGCGGCCCTGGCGGGCGTACGCCGTGCAGTACCTGTGGGCCACCGACTCCCACCCCATCAACCAGCTGCCCGTCTGA
- a CDS encoding MaoC family dehydratase — MQFGRTYEEFEVGAVYKHWPGKTVTEYDDHLFCLLTMNHHPLHMDSNYAEKTTDFGKNVVVGNYIYSLLLGMSVPDVSGKAIANLEVESLKHIAPTFHGDTLYGETTVLDKTPSKSKTDRGIVYVETKGYNQDGTVVCVFRRKVMVPTATYIKERGGEQPGRPTPSQ; from the coding sequence ATGCAGTTCGGACGCACCTACGAGGAGTTCGAGGTCGGCGCCGTCTACAAGCACTGGCCCGGCAAGACCGTCACCGAGTACGACGACCACCTCTTCTGCCTGCTCACCATGAACCACCACCCGCTGCACATGGACAGCAACTACGCGGAGAAGACCACCGACTTCGGCAAGAACGTCGTCGTCGGGAACTACATCTACTCCCTGCTCCTGGGCATGTCGGTCCCCGACGTATCCGGCAAGGCCATCGCCAACCTGGAAGTCGAGTCGCTCAAGCACATCGCACCGACCTTCCACGGCGACACCCTCTACGGCGAGACCACCGTCCTGGACAAGACCCCCTCCAAATCCAAGACCGACCGCGGAATCGTGTACGTCGAGACCAAGGGCTACAACCAGGACGGCACCGTCGTCTGCGTCTTCCGCCGCAAGGTCATGGTCCCCACCGCCACCTACATCAAGGAACGCGGCGGAGAACAGCCCGGCCGCCCCACGCCTTCCCAGTAG
- a CDS encoding phosphatidylserine decarboxylase has protein sequence MPHSQTSAPRGRVRLARGASPWLLPTVATAALSLARARRSGRWAAVAVPTTALAAGMLWFFRDPEREITQGRVISPADGVVQSIMPWKDGRTRVAIFMSPLNVHVNRAPLAGTVTSVEHIPGGFVPAFNKESENNERVVWHFDTELGDIEMVQIAGAVARRIVPYLPQGTKVEQGERIGLIRFGSRVDIYLPEGIDVAVEVGQPTTAGVTRIDRD, from the coding sequence ATGCCCCACAGCCAAACCTCTGCACCACGCGGTCGAGTCCGTCTCGCGCGCGGAGCATCGCCGTGGCTCCTGCCGACTGTCGCAACCGCGGCGCTCAGCCTCGCCCGGGCCCGCCGGTCCGGCCGCTGGGCTGCTGTCGCCGTGCCCACCACCGCCCTCGCGGCGGGAATGCTGTGGTTCTTCCGCGACCCCGAGCGGGAGATCACACAGGGCCGGGTCATCTCCCCGGCCGACGGTGTAGTGCAGAGCATCATGCCGTGGAAGGACGGGCGCACCCGCGTCGCGATCTTCATGAGCCCGCTGAACGTCCACGTGAACCGCGCACCGCTGGCGGGCACCGTGACGTCCGTCGAGCACATCCCCGGCGGTTTCGTTCCGGCGTTCAACAAGGAGAGCGAGAACAACGAGCGCGTTGTCTGGCACTTCGACACCGAGCTCGGCGACATCGAGATGGTGCAGATCGCCGGCGCCGTCGCACGACGCATCGTGCCGTACCTTCCCCAGGGTACGAAGGTGGAGCAGGGCGAGCGGATCGGCCTGATCCGTTTCGGCTCTCGCGTCGACATCTACCTTCCGGAAGGTATCGATGTCGCGGTCGAGGTCGGCCAGCCCACCACCGCGGGGGTGACTCGAATTGACCGTGATTGA
- a CDS encoding methylated-DNA--[protein]-cysteine S-methyltransferase, whose protein sequence is MSAKLSVKPSVNPAAKQHTVVDSPYGPLTLVATGGLLSGLYMTEQRHRPPDETFGEPDPRPFGQVREELTAYFDGALTEFTVELHLAGTPFQRSVWEQLRQIPYGETRSYGDLADRLGRPGASRAVGLANGKNPVGIIVPCHRVIGSTGSLTGYGGGLDRKQRLLAFESGGAAPGEYALF, encoded by the coding sequence ATGTCCGCGAAACTGTCCGTGAAACCGTCAGTGAACCCGGCCGCGAAGCAGCACACCGTGGTCGACAGCCCGTACGGTCCGCTCACCCTCGTGGCGACCGGGGGCCTGCTGAGCGGCCTGTATATGACGGAACAGCGCCACAGGCCGCCCGACGAGACCTTCGGCGAACCCGACCCCCGGCCCTTCGGGCAGGTCAGGGAGGAGCTGACCGCGTACTTCGACGGCGCGCTGACCGAGTTCACCGTGGAGCTGCACCTGGCGGGCACGCCCTTCCAGCGCAGTGTCTGGGAGCAGCTGCGGCAGATTCCGTACGGCGAGACCCGCTCGTACGGCGACCTCGCCGACCGGCTCGGCAGACCGGGCGCCTCACGGGCCGTGGGCCTGGCGAACGGCAAGAACCCGGTCGGGATCATCGTCCCCTGCCACCGGGTGATCGGCTCGACGGGCAGTCTCACCGGATACGGCGGCGGGCTCGACCGCAAGCAGCGGCTGCTGGCCTTCGAGTCGGGCGGCGCAGCTCCGGGGGAGTACGCCCTCTTCTGA
- a CDS encoding protein meaA: protein MTERQKDRPWLMRTYAGHSTAEASNELYRRNLAKGQTGLSVAFDLPTQTGYDPDHILARGEVGRVGVPVSHLGDMRRLFQDIPLEQMNTSMTINATAMWLLALYQVVAEEQGADADRLQGTTQNDIVKEYLSRGTHVFPPGPSLRLTTDMITHTVAHIPKWNPINICSYHLQEAGATPVQEIAYAMSTAIAVLDAVRDSGQVPPERFDAVVARISFFVNAGVRFIEEMCKMRAFGRIWDRLTQERYGITDPRKRRFRYGVQVNSLGLTEAQPENNVQRIVLEMLAVTLSKDARARAVQLPAWNEALGLPRPWDQQWSLRIQQVLAQESDLLEYEDIFDGSHVIEAKVDELVQESLAEIDRIQQMGGAMAAVESGYLKSELVSSHAGRRARIEGGEEKIVGVNCYESTEPNPLTADLDTAIMTVDPENEAKVVAALHTWRDNRDENAAQESLAALKATAAGDGNLFEATVTCARAGVTTGEWSWALRDVFGEFRAPTGVGGAPVAVTAEEGTPLAAVRAAVTRTAQDLGSGRLRLLVGKPGLDGHSNGAEQIAVRARDAGFEVVYQGIRLTPEQIVTAALAEDVHCVGLSILSGSHAELVPDVLERLREAGASDIPVIVGGIIPNADGTALKEAGVAAVFTPKDFGITEIIGRIVEVIRKANKLDPLEVPA, encoded by the coding sequence ATGACTGAGCGCCAGAAGGACCGCCCCTGGCTCATGCGGACATACGCGGGCCACTCGACGGCCGAAGCGTCCAACGAGCTCTACCGGCGCAACCTGGCCAAGGGCCAGACAGGTCTGTCCGTCGCCTTCGACCTGCCCACGCAGACCGGCTACGACCCGGACCACATCCTGGCCCGGGGCGAGGTCGGCCGGGTCGGGGTGCCGGTCTCCCACCTCGGTGACATGCGGCGGCTGTTCCAGGACATCCCGCTGGAGCAGATGAACACGTCCATGACCATCAACGCCACGGCCATGTGGCTGCTCGCGCTCTACCAGGTGGTCGCGGAGGAGCAGGGCGCGGACGCCGACCGGCTCCAGGGGACGACGCAGAACGACATCGTCAAGGAGTATCTGTCGCGCGGGACGCATGTGTTCCCGCCCGGACCGAGCCTGCGGCTCACCACCGACATGATCACGCACACGGTCGCCCACATCCCCAAGTGGAACCCGATCAACATCTGCAGCTACCACCTGCAGGAGGCGGGCGCCACCCCCGTCCAGGAGATCGCGTACGCCATGTCCACCGCGATCGCGGTCCTGGACGCCGTACGCGACTCGGGGCAGGTGCCGCCCGAGCGGTTCGACGCGGTCGTCGCACGGATCTCGTTCTTCGTGAACGCGGGGGTCCGCTTCATCGAGGAGATGTGCAAGATGCGCGCCTTCGGCCGCATCTGGGACCGGCTGACGCAGGAGAGGTACGGGATCACGGACCCCAGGAAGCGCCGCTTCCGCTACGGCGTCCAGGTCAACTCGCTCGGGCTCACCGAGGCGCAGCCGGAGAACAACGTCCAGCGCATCGTCCTGGAGATGCTGGCGGTCACCCTGTCCAAGGACGCGCGGGCCCGCGCCGTGCAGCTGCCCGCCTGGAACGAGGCTCTGGGGCTGCCCAGGCCCTGGGACCAGCAGTGGTCGCTGCGGATCCAGCAGGTGCTCGCCCAGGAGAGCGATCTGCTGGAGTACGAGGACATCTTCGACGGCTCCCATGTCATCGAGGCCAAGGTCGATGAGCTCGTCCAGGAGTCGCTCGCCGAGATCGACCGCATCCAGCAGATGGGCGGCGCGATGGCGGCCGTCGAGTCCGGCTACCTCAAGTCGGAGCTGGTCTCCTCGCACGCCGGGCGGCGGGCCAGGATCGAGGGCGGCGAGGAGAAGATCGTCGGCGTCAACTGCTACGAGTCGACCGAGCCCAACCCGCTCACCGCCGACCTGGACACGGCGATCATGACGGTCGACCCGGAGAACGAGGCGAAGGTCGTGGCCGCCCTGCACACCTGGCGCGACAACCGCGACGAGAACGCGGCCCAGGAGTCGCTCGCAGCACTCAAGGCGACCGCGGCCGGTGACGGCAACCTCTTCGAGGCGACGGTGACGTGCGCCCGCGCGGGCGTCACCACGGGCGAGTGGTCCTGGGCGCTGCGCGATGTGTTCGGCGAGTTCCGGGCACCGACCGGGGTGGGCGGCGCGCCGGTCGCGGTGACCGCGGAAGAGGGCACCCCGCTCGCCGCCGTACGCGCGGCCGTGACCCGTACGGCCCAGGACCTCGGCAGCGGACGGCTGCGCCTGCTGGTCGGCAAACCGGGCCTCGACGGACACTCGAACGGCGCCGAGCAGATCGCCGTGCGGGCCCGCGACGCCGGGTTCGAGGTGGTCTACCAGGGGATCAGACTGACCCCCGAGCAGATCGTCACGGCGGCCCTGGCCGAGGACGTGCACTGCGTGGGCCTGTCGATCCTGTCGGGCTCGCACGCCGAACTGGTCCCCGATGTGCTCGAACGGCTGCGCGAGGCAGGCGCGTCCGACATCCCCGTGATCGTCGGCGGGATCATCCCCAACGCCGACGGCACAGCCCTCAAGGAGGCCGGCGTCGCCGCCGTCTTCACCCCGAAGGACTTCGGGATCACCGAGATCATCGGACGTATCGTCGAAGTGATCCGGAAAGCGAACAAGCTCGACCCTCTGGAGGTCCCCGCATGA
- a CDS encoding HpcH/HpaI aldolase/citrate lyase family protein translates to MTESSSPVNRLRPRRSCLAVPGSNPRFLEKAQGLPADQVFLDLEDACAPLAKEGARHTIVEALNKGDWTGKTRVVRVNDWTTHWTYRDVITVVEGAGHNLDCIMLPKVQDAQQIVALDLLLTQIEKTIGLEVGKIGIEAQIENAKGLVNVNEIAAASPRNEAIIFGPADFMASINMKTLVVGEQPPGYGADAYHYILMKILMAARTYDLQAIDGPYLQIRNVDGYRDVAKRAAALGFDGKWVLHPGQVEASNEIFSPSQEDYDHAEMILDAYEWCTSEAGGKKGSAMLGDEMIDEASRKMALVISGKGRAAGMRRTTAFEAPEA, encoded by the coding sequence ATGACCGAGTCAAGCAGCCCTGTGAACCGTCTGCGTCCGAGGCGTTCGTGTCTCGCCGTGCCCGGATCGAACCCTCGCTTCCTGGAGAAGGCCCAGGGCCTCCCCGCCGACCAGGTCTTCCTCGACCTGGAGGACGCCTGCGCACCGCTCGCCAAGGAAGGCGCCCGGCACACCATCGTCGAGGCACTGAACAAGGGCGACTGGACCGGCAAGACCCGCGTGGTGCGCGTCAACGACTGGACCACCCACTGGACCTACCGCGACGTCATCACCGTCGTCGAGGGCGCGGGCCACAACCTCGACTGCATCATGCTCCCCAAGGTCCAGGACGCCCAGCAGATCGTCGCCCTCGACCTGCTCCTCACCCAGATCGAGAAGACCATCGGCCTCGAAGTCGGCAAAATCGGCATCGAAGCTCAGATCGAGAACGCCAAGGGCCTCGTCAACGTCAACGAGATCGCCGCTGCCTCGCCCCGCAACGAGGCCATCATCTTCGGCCCCGCCGACTTCATGGCATCCATCAACATGAAGACCCTCGTCGTCGGCGAGCAGCCCCCCGGCTACGGCGCCGACGCCTACCACTACATCCTCATGAAGATCCTGATGGCCGCCCGCACCTACGACCTCCAGGCGATCGACGGCCCCTACCTCCAGATCCGCAACGTCGACGGCTACCGCGACGTCGCCAAGCGCGCCGCCGCCCTCGGCTTCGACGGCAAGTGGGTCCTGCACCCGGGCCAGGTCGAGGCGTCCAACGAGATCTTCTCGCCGTCCCAGGAGGACTACGACCACGCCGAGATGATCCTCGACGCCTATGAATGGTGCACGTCCGAGGCCGGCGGGAAGAAGGGCTCCGCGATGCTCGGCGACGAGATGATCGACGAGGCCAGCCGCAAGATGGCCCTGGTCATCTCCGGAAAGGGCCGCGCCGCCGGGATGCGGCGCACCACCGCCTTCGAAGCCCCGGAGGCCTGA
- the pssA gene encoding CDP-diacylglycerol--serine O-phosphatidyltransferase translates to MTVIDPETQTAWVPEAEAEDDIEDMPLSLRLSIADTLTLGNATCGFMAVYFTTTGILIPHLQGSQETGMGRHSAATAVILMLLAAIFDLCDGLVARKLRSSAMGAELDNLSDLISFGLAPAYFVLVYGMVADDAHQRVAAVAAIVVLLAVVLRLARFSCVTMKDGTFQGMPSPFGALTVVSIVLLELPFVPTLLAVIGVAWLMVSRVEYPKPRGVLAVGMLSWIVGAMGLLAAWAFDAPGGQLLLQTGCVLQVVLGAVIPLFATARRVNTFRGNRREARTAQLP, encoded by the coding sequence TTGACCGTGATTGATCCGGAGACGCAGACCGCCTGGGTTCCCGAGGCGGAGGCCGAGGACGACATCGAGGACATGCCGCTGTCACTGCGGCTGTCGATAGCGGACACGCTGACTCTCGGTAACGCGACGTGCGGATTCATGGCGGTGTACTTCACCACCACGGGAATCCTCATCCCGCACCTCCAGGGCAGCCAGGAGACCGGCATGGGGCGGCACTCCGCCGCGACCGCCGTGATCCTGATGCTGCTCGCCGCGATCTTCGACCTCTGCGACGGGCTGGTGGCGCGGAAGCTGCGCAGCTCGGCGATGGGCGCGGAGCTGGACAACCTCTCCGACCTGATCAGCTTCGGGCTCGCCCCGGCCTACTTCGTGCTCGTGTACGGGATGGTCGCGGACGACGCGCACCAGCGCGTGGCGGCGGTGGCGGCGATCGTGGTGCTGCTGGCGGTGGTGCTGCGGCTTGCGCGGTTCTCCTGCGTGACCATGAAGGACGGCACCTTCCAGGGGATGCCGTCCCCCTTCGGGGCGCTGACGGTGGTCTCCATCGTGCTCCTTGAGCTGCCCTTCGTGCCGACGCTGCTCGCGGTCATCGGGGTCGCCTGGCTGATGGTGAGCCGGGTCGAGTACCCGAAGCCGCGGGGCGTCCTCGCGGTGGGGATGCTCAGCTGGATCGTGGGCGCCATGGGTCTGCTCGCCGCCTGGGCGTTCGACGCCCCCGGCGGCCAGCTGCTCCTGCAGACCGGCTGCGTGCTCCAGGTGGTGCTGGGTGCGGTCATTCCGCTCTTCGCCACCGCACGCCGGGTGAACACCTTCCGCGGCAACCGCCGCGAGGCGCGTACGGCGCAGCTGCCGTAG
- a CDS encoding acyl-CoA dehydrogenase family protein → MSRLAQTPGLTDVQQEILATVRDFVDKEILPVATELEHRDEYPSQIVEGLKELGLFGLMIPEEYGGLGESLLTYALCVEEIARGWMSVSGIINTHFIVAYMLKQHGTQEQKDTFLPRMAAGEVRGAFSMSEPALGSDVSAITSKGIRDGDDYVLDGQKMWLTNGGTSSLVAVLCRSDEGHPEGTARHKSMTTFLVEKEPGFGEVRPGLTIPGKIDKMGYKGVDTTELIMDGLRIPANRVLGGVTGRGFYQMMDGVEVGRVNVAARGCGVAQRAFELGISYAQQRHTFGKQIAQHQAIQFKLAEMATKVEAAHAMMVNAARKKDSGERNDLEAGMAKYLASEYCKEVVEDAFRIHGGYGFSKEYEIERLYREAPMLLIGEGTAEIQKMIIGRRLLEEYRFQG, encoded by the coding sequence ATGAGCCGACTCGCCCAGACACCGGGTCTCACCGATGTGCAGCAGGAAATCCTGGCCACCGTCAGGGACTTCGTCGACAAGGAGATCCTGCCGGTCGCGACCGAACTCGAACACCGCGACGAGTACCCGTCCCAGATCGTCGAGGGCCTCAAGGAACTCGGCCTGTTCGGGCTGATGATCCCCGAGGAGTACGGGGGCCTGGGCGAGTCGCTGCTCACCTACGCGCTGTGTGTCGAAGAAATAGCGCGTGGCTGGATGAGCGTGTCGGGCATCATCAACACGCACTTCATCGTGGCGTACATGCTCAAGCAGCACGGCACCCAGGAGCAGAAGGACACCTTCCTGCCGCGGATGGCCGCGGGCGAGGTCCGCGGCGCGTTCTCGATGTCCGAGCCGGCGCTGGGCTCGGATGTGTCGGCGATCACCTCGAAGGGGATCAGGGACGGCGACGACTACGTCCTGGACGGCCAGAAGATGTGGCTGACCAACGGCGGCACGTCCTCACTCGTCGCGGTCCTGTGCCGCAGTGACGAGGGTCACCCCGAGGGGACCGCCCGGCACAAGTCGATGACGACCTTCCTGGTCGAGAAGGAGCCGGGCTTCGGTGAGGTCCGGCCGGGTCTGACCATCCCCGGCAAGATCGACAAGATGGGCTACAAGGGGGTCGACACCACCGAGTTGATCATGGACGGCCTGCGAATTCCGGCCAATCGCGTACTTGGTGGCGTTACGGGCCGAGGGTTTTACCAAATGATGGACGGAGTGGAAGTCGGGCGGGTGAATGTCGCAGCGCGTGGCTGTGGAGTGGCACAGCGCGCCTTCGAGCTGGGCATCAGCTACGCACAGCAACGTCACACTTTTGGCAAACAGATCGCCCAGCATCAGGCAATTCAGTTCAAGCTGGCCGAAATGGCTACCAAGGTAGAAGCCGCCCATGCGATGATGGTCAATGCGGCACGCAAAAAGGACTCCGGGGAACGAAACGACCTTGAAGCGGGGATGGCCAAGTATCTGGCCTCCGAGTACTGCAAGGAGGTTGTGGAGGACGCCTTCCGCATCCATGGTGGATACGGGTTCTCCAAGGAGTATGAAATCGAGCGGCTCTACCGCGAGGCCCCGATGCTGCTGATCGGCGAAGGTACCGCCGAGATCCAGAAAATGATCATCGGTCGGCGCCTCCTCGAAGAGTACCGATTCCAGGGCTGA
- a CDS encoding MarR family winged helix-turn-helix transcriptional regulator — translation MPETPGAGTDRLMELLSVSLGAYYGDFTTAAAAEGLTASQGKTLSVLRRGPSAMRALATTLACDASNMTGIIDRLEKRALVRREPSPTDRRVKNVLLTAEGERTVDAIRAGMHTTLAGLAALPDADRTALADLLERVFAARAEAGRTP, via the coding sequence ATGCCAGAAACCCCCGGAGCCGGTACCGACCGGCTCATGGAGCTGCTCTCGGTCTCGCTCGGCGCCTACTACGGCGACTTCACGACCGCGGCCGCCGCCGAGGGCCTCACCGCCAGCCAGGGCAAGACGCTCAGTGTGCTGCGCCGGGGGCCGTCCGCGATGCGCGCCCTGGCGACCACACTGGCCTGTGACGCCTCCAACATGACCGGGATCATCGACCGGCTGGAGAAGCGCGCACTCGTACGCAGGGAACCCAGCCCCACCGACCGGCGCGTCAAGAACGTCCTCCTCACCGCGGAGGGCGAGCGCACCGTCGACGCGATCAGGGCGGGGATGCACACGACGCTGGCCGGTCTCGCCGCCCTGCCCGACGCCGACCGGACCGCACTCGCGGACCTGCTGGAGCGGGTCTTCGCAGCCCGTGCCGAGGCCGGCCGGACTCCGTGA